From Sulfurovum xiamenensis, a single genomic window includes:
- a CDS encoding alkaline phosphatase PhoX, which produces MSKWISIAASAALVLTLSACTTDGTNGVDNVDNIEEVDATGNINFSNFVPIELSANAENWDPSAPWKLPEGYIQTVVSDETDLNIYPTENDWHDMNVVNETGTNAGRYLYRTHEVRLGATAPTEWNDLGGAVSVVDLETGETKIIAQSTNFTAIDGIAWTPWGSIVFNSETTAGSFYELTLDPNDMMSGTVTERPAVGKLSHEGVQVDADGNVYVVDEHRGRTQGCTDTNGIGVTNLGDTQLPCGGGIYKFVPNTYGDLSSGNLYVLGFPDANRDGTGQGAWLGPIDPENARESGSDIGGASYQRPEDLQIIDGVLYAAITEGPRDEYGKEYYEGRVLAIDLETIKVTNFVKAGLNAPIELGKPGQDGHQTGFDSVDNLAKAPNGDLVMVEDNSPSDIWFASTQTNEFGASKSVKLFASLTDGSAEGTGIYFSPTDPETLYVNIQHSGAENGDGTWAITKP; this is translated from the coding sequence ATGAGCAAATGGATCAGTATTGCTGCATCGGCAGCATTAGTTTTAACATTATCTGCGTGTACTACAGATGGTACAAATGGAGTTGATAATGTTGATAATATAGAGGAAGTTGATGCAACAGGTAATATCAATTTCAGTAATTTTGTTCCAATAGAATTATCTGCTAATGCAGAGAATTGGGATCCAAGTGCACCTTGGAAATTACCGGAAGGTTATATTCAGACGGTTGTATCTGATGAAACTGATCTAAATATCTATCCTACTGAAAATGATTGGCACGATATGAACGTGGTGAATGAAACTGGTACAAATGCAGGTCGTTATCTTTACCGTACACATGAAGTTCGTCTAGGTGCAACTGCTCCTACTGAATGGAATGATTTAGGTGGTGCAGTATCCGTTGTCGATCTGGAAACGGGTGAGACTAAAATCATTGCCCAGTCTACAAATTTCACTGCAATTGACGGTATCGCATGGACGCCATGGGGAAGTATAGTATTTAATTCAGAGACAACTGCTGGTTCTTTCTATGAATTGACACTTGACCCTAATGATATGATGTCCGGAACTGTTACTGAGCGTCCTGCAGTAGGTAAACTTTCACATGAAGGTGTTCAAGTTGATGCAGACGGTAATGTTTATGTCGTTGATGAGCACCGTGGTCGTACTCAAGGTTGTACAGATACGAATGGTATTGGTGTCACTAATTTAGGTGATACTCAACTTCCTTGTGGCGGCGGTATCTACAAATTCGTACCAAATACATATGGTGATCTATCATCAGGTAACCTCTATGTTCTTGGTTTCCCAGATGCTAACCGTGATGGAACAGGTCAAGGAGCATGGTTAGGACCAATAGATCCGGAAAATGCACGTGAATCAGGTTCTGATATAGGTGGTGCCAGCTACCAGCGTCCTGAAGACTTACAGATCATTGATGGTGTACTTTATGCAGCGATCACTGAAGGTCCAAGAGACGAGTACGGCAAAGAGTATTATGAAGGTCGTGTACTTGCAATCGATCTTGAGACTATAAAGGTGACTAACTTTGTTAAAGCAGGACTTAATGCTCCTATTGAACTTGGTAAACCCGGTCAAGATGGTCATCAGACTGGTTTTGACAGTGTAGATAATCTTGCTAAAGCACCAAACGGTGACTTGGTTATGGTTGAAGACAATAGTCCATCAGATATCTGGTTCGCATCAACTCAAACTAATGAATTCGGTGCTTCTAAATCTGTGAAACTTTTTGCTTCATTGACTGATGGTAGTGCAGAAGGTACAGGTATCTACTTCAGCCCAACTGATCCAGAAACACTTTATGTGAACATTCAGCACTCAGGTGCAGAAAATGGCGATGGTACTTGGGCTATCACTAAACCATAA
- a CDS encoding host attachment protein, which yields MNFNENIIVIANLGGFDAYQVDTVTGIDPQETRNVSAGTQKVRRNLTTIKKFEYIEPHTHTSDDMSDQLGNQGHNTGEQHNRSLEAERRGMQQIADDIIALISETNPPKWHLAFPQENLNKLTEMIDTKTKEKLGKSIGKDLTNAHVKDLLSFFE from the coding sequence ATGAATTTTAATGAAAATATTATAGTTATCGCTAACTTAGGTGGGTTTGATGCATATCAGGTTGATACAGTCACAGGTATTGATCCCCAAGAGACAAGAAATGTGAGTGCCGGCACGCAAAAAGTGAGAAGAAACCTAACCACAATTAAAAAATTTGAATATATAGAACCGCATACCCATACATCCGATGACATGAGTGACCAGTTGGGAAATCAGGGGCACAATACCGGTGAACAGCATAACCGTTCATTAGAAGCAGAGCGTCGCGGTATGCAGCAGATCGCTGATGATATCATTGCATTGATCTCTGAAACCAACCCTCCAAAATGGCATCTTGCCTTTCCTCAGGAAAACTTGAATAAACTCACTGAAATGATCGATACAAAAACCAAGGAAAAACTCGGAAAGAGTATTGGAAAAGATCTGACCAATGCACATGTGAAAGATCTACTATCATTTTTTGAATAG
- a CDS encoding SEL1-like repeat protein: protein MKKILLASILVLSMSSFTHAESDEFDDDLGEELTEREIVQDYIDDCNNHGDYYGCFSVAMKYEKGEVLEKDISKAIEYYEKACKLGSEEGCKMAEKLKVK, encoded by the coding sequence ATGAAAAAAATACTACTTGCAAGTATACTTGTGTTAAGTATGAGCAGCTTTACACATGCAGAGTCTGATGAGTTCGATGATGATCTTGGTGAAGAGCTGACGGAAAGAGAGATCGTTCAAGACTATATAGATGACTGTAATAATCATGGCGACTATTATGGATGTTTTTCAGTCGCAATGAAATATGAGAAGGGTGAAGTATTGGAAAAAGATATTTCAAAAGCGATTGAATACTACGAAAAAGCCTGTAAACTCGGTTCTGAAGAAGGCTGTAAAATGGCTGAGAAGCTTAAGGTAAAATAA
- a CDS encoding fumarylacetoacetate hydrolase family protein, which translates to MKTIQYKNQYLEVSKVVCIGRNYVAHIEELGNEIPSSMVVFNKPNSAISDTLYYFSEHCRYEGEICFLIRDAKIDGIGFGLDLTHADIQNHLKSKSLPWERAKAFDHSAVLSEFINLDVDISTLKMKLYINNKLVQFATYDLMMYKPDTMLSEIQSFMTLDDNDIIMSGTPKGVGNYSLGDKFVGQIFSGELLLLEKEWIVKSLKD; encoded by the coding sequence ATGAAAACAATTCAATACAAAAACCAATACTTAGAAGTATCTAAAGTAGTCTGTATAGGTCGAAATTATGTCGCACATATAGAAGAGTTGGGTAATGAGATCCCTTCGAGTATGGTCGTTTTCAACAAACCAAATTCAGCCATAAGTGACACACTTTACTACTTTTCAGAACATTGTCGATATGAGGGTGAGATCTGTTTTTTAATCCGTGATGCAAAAATCGATGGTATAGGCTTTGGACTTGATCTGACACATGCTGATATTCAAAACCATCTGAAATCCAAAAGTTTGCCATGGGAGAGAGCCAAAGCATTTGATCATTCTGCTGTACTAAGTGAATTTATCAATCTTGATGTAGATATCAGCACGTTGAAAATGAAGCTCTATATCAATAATAAACTAGTACAATTTGCTACGTACGATTTAATGATGTATAAACCTGATACTATGCTTTCAGAGATACAAAGTTTTATGACATTGGACGATAACGATATTATCATGAGTGGCACGCCTAAAGGTGTAGGTAACTATAGCCTGGGAGATAAATTTGTAGGACAGATATTTTCAGGTGAGTTACTTTTACTTGAAAAAGAATGGATAGTTAAGAGTTTAAAAGATTAA
- a CDS encoding cache domain-containing protein, which produces MKLKLMLSGLITLIALLLVGCGNNNGNTAMDVSVRGFQGIVEEHLAGILNAERAIAASVEAQSGDWDTVKPILAQFADDLSTDAAVWYVFSDGHYYTVEKDLVDASLSDRDYFSSLMSGEDIEGDLVISKSTGKRSIIVATQVGGNTSVAIGVSVDAELLSQLVTERLQLPENMYFFALDQEFQTPIHSNIERIFAYPAEFDESVEGVFKSIQGNDQGVITYTLNGDQITATYHASEILGWQFFIAEK; this is translated from the coding sequence ATGAAATTGAAGTTAATGCTAAGTGGTCTGATTACATTAATCGCTCTTCTTTTAGTCGGATGTGGCAACAATAATGGTAACACTGCCATGGATGTCTCAGTAAGAGGCTTTCAGGGAATAGTTGAAGAACATCTTGCAGGCATTTTGAATGCAGAACGAGCGATCGCTGCGAGTGTAGAGGCGCAATCAGGCGATTGGGATACGGTCAAGCCTATATTGGCACAATTCGCTGATGACTTGAGCACCGATGCTGCCGTTTGGTACGTCTTTTCGGATGGGCATTACTACACTGTCGAAAAAGATCTTGTTGATGCAAGTCTCAGTGACCGTGACTATTTTTCATCCTTAATGAGCGGTGAGGATATCGAAGGCGATCTGGTCATCAGCAAATCAACCGGGAAGCGTTCCATCATTGTCGCTACACAGGTAGGTGGCAACACCAGTGTTGCAATCGGTGTTTCTGTTGATGCCGAACTGCTTTCTCAACTCGTAACTGAAAGATTGCAGCTGCCGGAAAATATGTATTTTTTTGCTTTGGATCAAGAATTTCAGACACCAATACATAGTAATATTGAGCGCATTTTCGCCTATCCTGCTGAATTTGACGAATCTGTAGAGGGTGTGTTTAAATCCATTCAGGGTAATGATCAAGGGGTTATCACTTATACGTTGAATGGCGATCAGATTACAGCAACCTATCATGCCTCAGAGATACTTGGCTGGCAATTCTTTATTGCGGAGAAGTAA
- a CDS encoding bifunctional 3,4-dihydroxy-2-butanone 4-phosphate synthase/GTP cyclohydrolase II — protein sequence MSIEAIKRVEKAIEDIKHGKMVIMMDDEDRENEGDLVYAATFSTPDMVNFMAKEARGLICTPITNEIASKLDLVPMVSNNVSAHETAFTVSIDSANAETGISAAERDDCISKLANPQTVSEDFVRPGHIFPLIAKDGGVLVRTGHTEGSVDLCKLAGLAPAAVICEIIKDDGKMARMDDLKLFSKKHDLSIVYISDIVEYRLAHEKLIKRVKEEDCELRGIKVEKITYCDHLDRTHTVIQFYKPHETANVKFHNIGSDIGLVLDDKRFNALNNSIEYLKLNGGTLIFLDTKVISHEQAKEFGVGAQILKDLGIKNINLLTTNKDTEFVGLAGFGLDVIEKIEII from the coding sequence ATGTCAATTGAAGCGATTAAAAGAGTAGAAAAAGCGATAGAAGATATAAAACATGGAAAAATGGTCATCATGATGGATGATGAAGATCGTGAAAACGAAGGTGACCTTGTTTATGCAGCAACTTTCTCTACACCGGATATGGTTAACTTCATGGCAAAAGAAGCCAGGGGATTGATCTGTACTCCTATCACCAATGAGATCGCTTCCAAGCTTGATCTTGTACCCATGGTAAGTAATAATGTATCTGCTCATGAAACAGCATTCACTGTCTCCATAGACTCAGCAAACGCAGAAACAGGTATCTCAGCTGCTGAGAGAGATGACTGTATCTCCAAGTTGGCAAATCCTCAAACAGTCAGTGAAGACTTTGTACGTCCGGGGCATATCTTTCCATTGATCGCCAAAGATGGTGGTGTTTTGGTAAGAACAGGACATACAGAAGGTTCGGTAGATCTTTGTAAGTTGGCTGGACTGGCTCCTGCTGCTGTGATCTGTGAGATCATCAAGGATGACGGAAAGATGGCACGTATGGATGACCTTAAACTCTTTTCAAAAAAACATGATCTCTCCATTGTGTACATTTCAGATATCGTTGAGTACCGTTTGGCTCATGAAAAATTGATCAAACGTGTCAAAGAAGAGGATTGTGAACTCAGAGGTATCAAAGTTGAGAAGATCACATACTGTGACCACCTCGATAGAACACATACGGTGATACAGTTTTACAAACCTCATGAAACTGCCAATGTGAAGTTTCATAATATAGGTTCAGACATAGGACTCGTACTTGACGATAAACGTTTTAATGCACTTAACAACTCTATAGAGTACTTAAAACTCAATGGAGGCACACTGATCTTCCTTGATACAAAAGTGATCTCTCACGAACAAGCCAAAGAGTTTGGTGTGGGTGCTCAGATACTTAAAGACCTTGGCATTAAAAATATCAATCTGCTTACCACAAATAAAGATACGGAATTTGTCGGACTGGCAGGTTTTGGTCTGGATGTCATAGAAAAAATTGAGATCATATAA
- the acs gene encoding acetate--CoA ligase — MIKETFNPNPELAANAAIKNMDEYWTLQNKALEDYEGFWREYADEKIDWLAPYDQVLDESNAPFYKWFINGKLNVSNQCIDRHLADKADKTAILFEGDRGDVEKISYAQLSLRVNRMANLLRDEFGVGKGDRVVLYMPMIPEAAYAMLACARIGAIHSIVFGGFSAEALKDRIEDAEAKLVITADGAYRKGKPYMLKHVVDDALSQGGKSVEAVLVVKRNNEEITWVEGRDHDYNELITSQHAECPFELMDSEDPLFLLYTSGSTGKPKGVQHATAGYILWAQMTMEWVFDIKEDDVYWCTADIGWITGHTYIIYGPLAAGTTTIMFEGVPTYPDAGRAWKMVQDHKINQFYTAPTAIRVLHKMGEHEPEKYDLSSLKVLGTVGEPIDPPAWKWYYETVGNSKCAIVDTWWQTETGGHMISPLPGATPIKPACATFALPGIIAEVIDPDGTPKEIGETGLLCITKPWPSMIRNIWGDPKRYEKAYFGDAVKNGKPVYFSGDGAVVDEEGYITITGRVDDVINVSGHRMGTAEIEAAVKKDDSVAEVAVVGRPHDIKGESIFIYIVLKEGHINKDIKNHINALLAAEIGNIAIADHIIEVPGLPKTRSGKIMRRILRSIAKHEEITQDISTLEDPSIVEQLVTKAREA; from the coding sequence ATGATAAAAGAGACTTTTAACCCAAATCCGGAACTCGCTGCAAATGCTGCTATTAAAAACATGGATGAGTATTGGACGTTACAGAATAAGGCTTTAGAAGACTATGAAGGTTTTTGGAGAGAGTATGCTGACGAAAAGATCGACTGGTTAGCTCCTTATGATCAGGTACTGGATGAGAGTAATGCACCATTTTACAAATGGTTCATCAACGGTAAGCTCAATGTTTCCAACCAGTGTATCGACAGACACCTTGCAGACAAAGCAGACAAAACCGCTATCTTATTTGAGGGTGATAGAGGTGATGTAGAAAAGATCTCTTATGCGCAGCTCTCCCTACGTGTGAACAGAATGGCAAATTTACTTAGAGATGAATTTGGTGTAGGAAAAGGCGACAGAGTGGTACTCTATATGCCTATGATCCCTGAAGCTGCCTATGCAATGCTTGCATGTGCACGTATCGGTGCAATCCACTCCATCGTTTTTGGCGGATTCTCTGCAGAAGCACTGAAAGACCGTATCGAAGATGCAGAAGCGAAGCTTGTCATCACTGCAGATGGTGCGTATAGAAAAGGGAAGCCTTATATGCTTAAACATGTTGTCGATGATGCACTCTCACAAGGTGGCAAGAGTGTTGAAGCGGTACTTGTCGTAAAAAGAAACAATGAAGAGATCACATGGGTAGAGGGTAGAGACCATGATTACAACGAACTGATCACATCTCAACATGCAGAATGCCCTTTTGAACTGATGGATAGTGAAGACCCGCTCTTCTTACTCTATACCTCAGGAAGTACGGGTAAACCAAAAGGCGTACAACATGCAACTGCAGGATACATCCTTTGGGCACAAATGACGATGGAATGGGTCTTTGATATTAAAGAGGATGATGTCTACTGGTGTACCGCAGATATCGGTTGGATCACTGGGCATACGTATATTATCTACGGACCTTTGGCTGCGGGGACAACAACTATCATGTTTGAAGGTGTACCGACATACCCTGATGCAGGACGTGCATGGAAAATGGTTCAAGACCATAAGATCAACCAATTCTATACAGCACCGACTGCGATCCGTGTACTTCATAAAATGGGTGAACATGAGCCTGAGAAATACGATCTATCAAGTTTAAAGGTACTTGGAACTGTAGGAGAACCTATAGATCCACCGGCATGGAAATGGTATTATGAAACCGTAGGTAACTCGAAATGTGCCATTGTTGATACATGGTGGCAGACAGAAACAGGTGGACATATGATCTCTCCGCTTCCTGGTGCTACACCTATCAAACCGGCATGTGCCACGTTTGCACTTCCAGGAATCATAGCAGAGGTCATTGATCCTGATGGCACGCCTAAAGAAATAGGGGAGACAGGACTCCTTTGTATTACAAAACCGTGGCCAAGTATGATCAGAAATATTTGGGGAGATCCAAAACGTTATGAAAAAGCATACTTTGGAGACGCAGTTAAAAATGGAAAACCTGTGTATTTCTCCGGGGATGGTGCAGTCGTTGATGAAGAAGGCTACATTACGATCACCGGTCGTGTAGATGATGTGATCAATGTTTCTGGACACCGTATGGGAACTGCGGAAATAGAAGCAGCAGTAAAAAAAGATGATTCGGTAGCAGAGGTTGCGGTAGTAGGACGTCCTCACGATATTAAAGGTGAATCGATTTTCATCTATATTGTACTCAAAGAGGGGCACATCAACAAAGATATCAAGAACCATATCAATGCATTGCTTGCAGCAGAAATAGGTAACATTGCCATAGCAGACCATATCATTGAAGTACCGGGATTGCCTAAAACACGTTCCGGTAAGATCATGAGAAGAATTTTACGTTCTATCGCAAAACACGAAGAGATCACACAGGATATATCCACACTTGAAGATCCATCTATCGTTGAACAGTTGGTCACAAAAGCAAGAGAAGCCTAA
- a CDS encoding uracil-DNA glycosylase produces MKNLRNALLLKQLYQLKQLGYKYTSVTPYKEDEQHLRLPNTLDSLKKQAMECHLCELSKSRQKVVFGEGDPQADILFIGEGPGTMEDSSGKPFVGRSGELLTKMIENVLLISRSEVYITNIVKCRPPNNATPTPTQAHTCQPYLLKQIELIRPKIIVTLGVTAYHYLTGDDTEISKVRGTLHKQNDYTVIPTYHPSYLLRNPSAKKEVFEDLLKVKELMGK; encoded by the coding sequence ATGAAAAACCTCCGAAATGCACTTTTACTTAAACAACTGTATCAACTCAAACAGCTGGGCTACAAATATACATCCGTCACACCATACAAAGAAGATGAGCAGCACCTAAGACTTCCTAACACATTGGATTCACTGAAAAAGCAAGCCATGGAGTGTCATTTGTGCGAGCTTAGCAAAAGTCGCCAGAAAGTGGTCTTTGGAGAGGGTGATCCACAAGCAGATATCCTTTTTATCGGTGAGGGACCAGGTACGATGGAAGATAGCTCCGGTAAACCTTTTGTCGGTAGATCAGGTGAACTACTCACAAAGATGATAGAGAATGTATTATTGATCTCCAGATCTGAGGTTTATATCACAAATATCGTGAAGTGCCGTCCCCCCAATAATGCAACACCTACACCGACCCAGGCACATACTTGTCAACCTTATCTCTTGAAGCAGATTGAACTCATACGGCCAAAGATCATAGTCACATTGGGTGTAACTGCTTATCATTATCTTACAGGTGATGATACAGAGATAAGTAAAGTGAGGGGTACCCTACACAAACAAAATGATTATACGGTCATCCCTACCTATCATCCAAGTTATTTACTGAGAAATCCAAGCGCTAAAAAAGAAGTGTTTGAAGACCTGTTGAAGGTCAAAGAGTTGATGGGGAAATAA
- a CDS encoding NifU family protein, producing the protein MDQETNDEYGIKVAMFINEPKYLGTISEEEAEELGASLFSYTYGDEALGYKLTLYWAINTREDSIVLARYTYEGIASGIAVNHMLALISTNKSIPQINDITYKALERLLRDNPTMEALPSSERYTITFAIDAAKLAVKEYIHKPLNHEEKTVPCKDSPMSIASIKESIELHNIDTLEGLVEYTKAGSSDTDCKENLSAFIEAHQKILAEEEEAEKALAAIPFRELSPEYRVMAVETAIDNTVRQFLIMDGGDIDVLNVKENGEIFEVYISYLGACSDCSSSGTGTLQAIQNALRDKLDPNIYVIAI; encoded by the coding sequence ATGGATCAAGAAACAAACGATGAGTATGGTATCAAGGTTGCAATGTTTATAAACGAACCTAAATATTTGGGGACTATCTCTGAAGAAGAAGCCGAAGAACTGGGTGCATCACTTTTTAGCTATACCTATGGCGATGAAGCACTTGGATACAAACTTACACTATATTGGGCTATAAACACACGTGAAGACAGCATTGTCCTAGCACGTTATACCTATGAAGGGATAGCCTCTGGTATAGCAGTCAATCATATGCTAGCACTCATATCTACGAATAAAAGTATACCACAGATCAATGATATCACTTACAAAGCCTTGGAACGCTTGCTACGTGACAATCCTACTATGGAAGCACTTCCTTCTTCTGAACGCTATACGATCACGTTTGCGATTGATGCTGCAAAACTGGCTGTCAAAGAGTATATTCATAAGCCATTAAACCATGAGGAGAAAACCGTTCCTTGTAAAGATAGCCCAATGAGCATTGCCTCTATAAAAGAGTCTATCGAGTTACATAACATTGATACACTTGAAGGTCTTGTAGAGTACACAAAAGCTGGATCCTCAGACACTGATTGCAAAGAAAACCTTTCTGCATTCATTGAAGCACACCAAAAAATATTGGCAGAGGAAGAAGAAGCAGAGAAGGCTCTGGCTGCTATACCTTTTAGAGAATTAAGCCCAGAGTATAGAGTCATGGCAGTTGAAACTGCGATTGATAACACTGTAAGACAGTTTCTTATTATGGATGGTGGAGACATCGATGTGCTTAATGTCAAAGAAAATGGTGAGATATTTGAGGTTTACATTAGTTATCTTGGTGCATGTAGTGACTGTTCCAGTTCAGGTACGGGTACACTCCAAGCCATTCAAAATGCGCTAAGAGATAAACTCGATCCAAATATCTATGTTATTGCTATTTAA